GAGGAAGACAAACTGATAGAAGGGGGAAATCCAGGCTTAAAGCATCAAAAAATACTGGGTCATGGGGGAGGACATTCAGATCCAGCTACAGACCCAGATATTCAGAGCTCAGGACCTAAAATAGACCCTGTGACAAAGCGTCCAGGACCTGGTATAAGTGATCCAGGTATGAGGAATGCAGGATCACATATGAAAGAACTTGTACATAGGGGACCACAGATAGATCTTATAGAAACAGGAATTAGATTCCCAGGGCCTGATATGAGAGGTCCAGGCATGCAAGGCATAAGTCCCAACATTTGTCCTGGATCAGACACACAAGACCTAGCTATAAGTGGTCAAGGGAAACATGTGAGGGACCCAGGGACAGGGATGCAGGGTTCAGAGGCAAATATGAGAGAACCAGTTATTCAACAACACAATAGTGATAGAATCGGTTCATCGCCAGTTATAGGAGGTTCTGGGATGAGGAGTCCAGTGCAAAATATGCCGAGTTCTAGTATGCAAGGTGTGAACCAAGAAGTAAAAGGTCCAGGCCCTGATATGAGACACAGCGAACTAGAAGTGAGAGGAAAAATGCTTGTAACAGCTGTTGCAAATTCACATATGGGAGGATCAGGCCTACAGAATCAGAGGGGAGATCCAATCATGAAGGGCCCTCCGTCATATAGACCTGGGCCTGACGTAAGGGGCACAAGGGGTCCTTTATCAGCTATGTATCATCCAAGTCCAGAAAACGCAGATGGCAGGCCAGGTGTGATGGAAATAAGGAGAGATCAATCTTTCGGGGGTCCACAGATCGAAGGTAGGGCTCCATATATTATAGGAAGAGGCCAAAAAGATAGAGGTGAAAGTCCACATACTGGCGGTATGAGATCTGCTATGAGGGGTGGAGATGTAAGAAATCCAAGTCCAGGTCCATCTTTTAGGGGCTCAGGGAGAGTTCAAATGCAATCGAAGCATGATGGCAGTCCAGTTTCCAGTAGTGGGCCTAGAGAACATTTCAGTGAGCCACTGCCCAATATAAGGGCTGAAAGGATGGTCCATGGCCCTGACATGACAGAAGGAGAAACAATCCATAATTTAAGAAGGCTAGATTTGACAGAAAGGAGTTATATGGGGCCTGGTCAAGATATGGATAGTGTGGGTGGCTCAGATACAAGGGGTGATGGCATGCTAAACATTACAAATCCAGATTGGAGAGGTCCAGGACCAGGTTTTGTTGGTCATGATATGAGGGGTCAGatgagtcaaaataaaggcctggGCCCACATTTGAGGGGTCCAGATTGGAGAGGCATAGGATCAGAAATAAGAGATGTTTGGAGAGGGTCAGATATGAAAGGATCAGGTCCAGTCAGAGGAGAGCCATTTATACAAGATAAATGGAGAGTCCATCAGCGTGATAAGAGGGATCCAAACATAGAGAGCCAGGGGCATGACACAAGAGGTGCTGCAGACCTAGACTTTAGAGAACCAGGGTCTGAAATGAGCGGTCCAAACATGGAAGACCTTAGGCATGACAGGAGAAGACCAGGGGGTCCGGATTTCATGACACCAGGACCTGTAATGAGGGGACCTGATATGGAGGTCCCAATGCATGACAGGAGAGGACCAAGAGGTCCAGATTTAATGAGACCAGAGCCTGAATGGAGCAGTCCAACTATGGGCAATCTAGGACCTGGCATGCAAGGACCAGGGGGTCCAGATTTTGCGGGACAAGGACTTGAAAGGCGAGGTCCGGGGCCTAACAGTAGAGGACCTGGGGATCCACATTTTAGAGGACCAGGACCTGAGAGGAAAGGCCCAGCTATGGAGGGTCAAGGACCTGACATGAGAGGACCGGCAGGTCCAGATTTCAAGGTGCCATGGCCTGAAAGGAGAGGACCTGGAGGTCCAGATTTCAGGGGACCAGGGCCTGAATGGAGAGTTCCATCTATGGAAGGTCCTGCAACTGACATGCAAGGACTTGGAGGTCCAGATGACAGTGAACCAGGGCCTGAAAGGAGAGGTTTATCCATGGAGGGTCCTGGGCATGTCAGAAGAGGACCTGGAGGTCCGGATTTCAGGGGACCAGGACCTGAAAGGAGAGGTCCAGGTATGGAGGGTCCTGGGCCTGACAGTAGAGGACCTGGAGGTCCACATTTTAGTGAACCAGCGTCTAAAAGGAGAAGTTTATCTATGGAGAGTCCTGGGCCTGCCAGAAGAGGACCTGGAGATCCAGGTTTCAGTGAACCAGGGCCTGAAAGTAGAGGTTTATCTATGGAAGGTCCTGGGCCTGCCAAAAGAGGATCAGGAGGTCCAGATTTCAGAGGACGAGAACCTGAAAGGAGAGGTCCAGTTATGGAGGGTCCACGGCCTGTCAGGAGAGGACCTGGAGGTCTAGATTTCAGGGGACCAGGACCTGAAAGCAGAGAATTATCTATGGAGGGTCTTGGGCCTGACAGGAGAGGACCTGGAGGTCCAGATTTCGGACCACCAGGGCCTGAAAGGAGAGGTCCAGCAATGGAGGGTCCTGGGCCTGACAGGAGAAGAGCCGGAGGTCCAGATTTCAGGGGACCAGAGCCTGAAAGGAGAGATCCAGTTATTGAGGGTCCTGGGCCTGACAGGAGAAAACCTGGAGATCCAGATTTCAGGGGACCAGGGCCTGAAACCAGAGGCTTATCTATGCAGGGTCCTGGGCTTGACAGGAGAGGACCTGGAGGTCCAGATTTCAGAGGCCTAGGGCCTGAAAGGAGAGGTCCAGCTATGGAGGGTCCTGGGCCTGAATGGAGAGGTCCAGCTATTGAGGGTTCTGGGCCTGACAGGAGAGGACCTGGAGGTCCAGATTTTAGAGGACCAGGGCCTGAGGGGAGAAGCTTATCTTTGAAGCGTCATAGACCTGACAGTAGACGATCTGGAAGTCCAGATTTCAAAAGAGCAGGACCTGAAAGAAGAGGCCCAGCTATGGAAGCTCCAGGACCTAACAGAAGGGGACCAGGAGGTCCAGACTTCAGTGGACCAGGACCTCAGAGGAGAGGTTCTGCTATGGGTGGTTCAGGGCCTGACAGAAGAGAAATAGATGTTCTAGATTTCCAGGGACCAGGGTCTGAAAGGGGAGGTCACACTATGAACAGTCAAGAGCCTGACAGTAGAGCACCAGATGGTCCAGACTTTAGAGGGCGTGGGTGTGAAAGGAGAGGTCCCTATATGAAGGGTCAAGGGCCTGACAGGAGAGGTCCAGGAGATCAAAACACTTATTTAATGGGTCCTGGGCCTGACTTCACAGTACTGGGGCCTGAAAGAACTGGTTCAGGTATAGAAGGTCCAGGGCCTCACAGTAGAGAACAGGGAAGACCACACTTCAGGGGTCCTGGGCCAAAAAGCAGACAAACAAATATGGAGGGCCCAGGGCCTGACACGGGAGGTCGAGACATCAGGGGACCGAGGCCAGAAAGACCAGGTTCCACTATGCAGGGTCCAGGGCCCAACAGGAGAATGCCAGGAGGTCCAGACATTAGGAGACCAGGGCTTCAACATTCAGGTCCAAACAGAGAGAGCCCAGGGCCTGACAGGAGAACTCCAGAGATGGAGGGAACAGGAAACAGCAGGAGCTTTCCAGGAGGCCCACTGTTCAGGGGTCCTGAGACAGAAAGAAGGCTTCCAGATAAGGAGGGCCCAGAGTCTGATAGGAGAGGTCCACATTTTAGAGAAGTGAGGCCTGAAATAACTGTTATGGAGGGCCCAGGGCCAGATAGGAAACATCCAAGAGGTCCAGATTTTAGAGGACCAGGTTGTCTAAGCAGAGGTCCAGACATTGAGGGTCCATGGTCTGACAGACAAGAACCAGGAAGCTCAGGCTTTAGGGAGCCTGGGCCTGAGAGGAAAGGTCCAGATATGGAGGGCCCAGAACCAGATTGGAGAAGATCAGGTGGTCCAGACTTTAGAGGCCCAGGCATCAGGCAGAAAGCTCCAAATACAGGAGGTCTAAGACATAGAAGAGATGACTGGGAAGGGGCTGACTTTGGAGGGTCAGAACCTATCCAAGAGAGCCCAGTTATAGAGGGCCAAGGACCTGATAGAACAGGTAGAAAGTTGAGGGGTCCACGGCCTACAAGGGGAAACATTAGAGGATCAGGGCCAAACTTCAGGGGCTCTGCACCTGATAGGAGaggcacagacacagaggaGCAATGGTCAGAAGGAACAGGGCCCAATATGGAGGCTCTAGGAAATGAAAGAGAATGTTCAGGAGATGATTGGAAAATACATGGGAACAGGGGTCCAGGCCCCATCCAAGAAGGTCCAAGTCAGCAGGTTCAAGAACATAGTAGGCAAGGTCCTCGTAGAGAATGGAGAGGCCCTGAAAGTAGGGGGCCAAGGCCCATACAGGAAAGACCAACTATGCCATTTCCAGGGCCTTTGAGAGCTCCAGCAGATGATTGGAGTGGTCCTGGTGTCAGGGGTCCAGGGCCTGTTCAGGGTGACCCAGATATGGTATGCCCAGGGCCTGGTAGAGGAAGACCTGGAAATGGATGGAATGAGCCTGATAGAGGGGATGCTGGGCCAAACAGAAGGGGGCCTGGACCAATTTTTTGTGGAGAAAGAGATCCAGACAATAGAGGTCAAGGTCGTGATAGAAGAGGTCTAGGCATGAGAGAACCAGTATCAGATATGAGAGGGGGTCCAGATATGGGGAATGACTGGAGGCAGCCAGACTTCAGGGGTAATATGAGAGGGTCAAACATGGAAGGACCTTGGGCTCGTAGTGGAGCTCCAGACCAGAATTTCCCTAATAGGAGAGGATTTGAAATGGAGGGTCTTGATAGAAGAGTCCCCAGAGAACCAGATTTCAGACACCAAGGGCCTGAAAACAGAAATTCAAACATTGAAGGTCCAGGGACTGATGGGAGGTTTTCAAATTGCGGGGGACTAGGATCAGAAAGGCAAGGTGTAGACATGGAAAGCCCTGGAACAGGTAGACAAGGATTTGAGCATGATTTTAGGAGGAAAAGTAGAGGCCCGGACATAAGAAGGCTAGGGCCTGGTAAAACAGATATTAGGGGGCCAGCACCTGAAAGTTCAGATCTAAGACATGGGCCTGGGAGGTGGGATACAAACACGGAGGGCCCTGGGTCTGATAGAAGAGGTCCAGATATGATGGGCCGAGGGTTAGACTCAAGGGGATATGAGCATGCCATGAAGGATGACATGGAAGGGTCAGATATAAGGGGCCCAGGGTGTGATGGCAGAGGGCCAAACATAACAGCATCACCTCATTTCAATATTACTCATCAAGTTACCAGATGCCAAGGCCCTAGTGATCCAAATTCTGCACCATGCAATGGACCCCTAGGTCCAGCTCAAAACAGTGGAGAAAACTCATGCCCCGGTTTTGACAATCTACAAAATCAGCAAGCAGTAAAGCCCCATAGACACAGAGCTGCCTTACTTCCCACTCCAACAGAAGGTCTCATACGATTCCCAAATCGTATGATCAACAATCCTGATGTCCTCAGCCTGAAACGAAAACAAATCGGTCACCCAACTGACAGAGAGTGGAGTAGAGGTAGACCAGTGAGTCGAGAAAGAGATTTGGTCAAAGGGCAAAGACAGGAGCAGGAGAAAAGTCCTGCTGGTAAAATAAGCACCCCTTTAGATGCAAGTACAGTGGGTGGAGAAGGAAAAAAGGAAGTGGGTAATGAAACTGATAAACAGGGTGCGTGTGTAGAAATTAAAACCAAACAAATTATGGACAgtgatgaaaataaaagcaatccTCGGCCAAGTTAGACACAGACTAAAAATCATAACGCATGGACACCTTAAGACAGTAAGGCTGTCGAGCTAGACCTGCGAAAAGGCTTAGTATAATCAAATTGATCAGAGATACTACAgcataaaacacattgaatgtaCTTTTCTCATAGAAAGTGGTTGTCCTTGTCTTATTGAAATTTCAACAAGACTTACAGGGAAAGCCATGCGAAAGATCAGACATTGTACCTTGATATGAAAATGCTCCGAGGTATTTTAGTTTATCATGTTCTTGTTTgtgttgcatttatttttgttatttgatTGACTAAATGCCTCTTAAACTTAATCAATCACTTGTAAATTCAACTCAATGTGTATTTTTAGTTGGAAATAGTAAAACATGCTTTGtacaaaaatgtacatttctttttgttttttaacattgttaTAGTGTCAGTACAGTAGCCTTGATCTGGCTTTAATGTTTTTCTGCTGATAAAAAATGGCTTGTATCGTTGTTCTTTTAGAATGTAAGAAGTCAATAAATGAtatacctttttttaaaattgtatttagtCTAATTTTGTCATCAATATTTGTAATTGATTGGTTGCTACGTGAGCCATGCCCAAAACTGTTACTGGAAAAAACTAATCCCATATTAATGCACACTGTCAGCACTGTTCTGTTTGTGAAATAAAGCAAACActgatttatatttttagaGGTACAATTAAAAAGTCTCCTTTTATAGAGATTGATGACCAGTTTTCAAAATAAGATTGGGTAATTCACTCCTTTTAATTAGTTTCTTATGGGCTCTGCAGTGACGAGCAGGTAAGGATAGACAAgcaagagagagggaagggagaaaaagtccttgaaaaaaaaaaaatgctaatagAGGACTGAATTAGCCTGGAGCAATATTGTACCGTATAACACTTCACAGCCACCTGCAAAGCTCATGTCTTACCAAAGGGGGGCGACAGCATTCAGTTAGATCCTCGGCATCCATCAAGGAGTTAATATTGATCTATCTTTGGTAATTGCAGTGGTGGAGTGTAACTAGGTACATTCAcattcaagtactgtacttaagtacaattgcGAGGTACTTTATAATATATTACTTTAAACTTCTCCATTTCataggaaaatgtacttttgacttcactacatttatctgatagCTATAGTTACTTACTTTAGAAATGGAGACATAATGAAATACAACACATTCTACATAAttaattcataaaaatgcagtgtCCTATAATCTACTGTGGCATTCAACACGTAGGAATTCCAGAGAGCAGTTCATTTTCTCTATCTGTGCTTTTCCATCCTCATTGTCATAGCAATAACAAGTATGGTGTCAtgggcagtggtggaagaagtattcagatattttacttatgtaaaagtaGTAGTACTACAGTGTAGTTACAAGTGAAAcgcctgcattcaaaatcttactgaagtaaaagtacaaaagtatgtAAGTAGGCTAcccaaagtaaaagtactcatatGCAGAATAGCCCATTGCAGAATCATAAATtactggattataattattgatgcattagtGTAGGCTacacatcactttaatgttacagctagTAAATGTGGAGCTCATTTCAACTActttatataggctactgctGGGCAGCTTGACTATAATAATTTATCAAAATGTAttagttgattttattttgtattattaatatacaTCTGCAACCATAGTTGTCAAATAAATGAAGTTGAGTAAAAGAGTGCAATATTTCCCTcgaaatgtaatggagtagaagtataaagtatagtatatagcataGCTAAACATAACGTTACAAACcaaataaaatagaatataCAACAGGTCAGGAAAAAAAGTGAGTATTTTTGAAGTGAGTATTATGCTAAGTAGGTTAACCTACTTAGCATAATACTCACTTTTTTTCCTTACTAAAGCATTATTGTGTGGTATAGCTGCGCAAAACTATGCTACATTATATAATATTGGATAGTGTAATTTACAATTCTGCATAATATTTTAAGGAgaaaaatgtagtggagtagtagCATCTAATGGAACTGAAAATACCAAAAGGCTAACGTTATCAAGTTGACAGTCAAAAAGCGTAACTACGTCCGAGAGTTGGACACCAACGTAAATTACTAACCGCGGCCATTGGTCAAGGCGTTGACATTAAAGTAAGTTGAAGACTCAAGAGCAGGCCCACAGAGAGAGCTGCAGCTTGTTTAGAGTCCAACCCGTATAAACACGACGACTTATTAATTGACTATTGaaaatgtttgtatttatttacctagctagctagatgtTAACGTTAGCGTATGCCAACGTCTTTTCAAAtgtactaacgttagcttaaaaGTTCCTCGTTCGCTAACTTTAACGTAAAGTCACGAGCTAGCTTTTGTATTAATTACCTACGGACCATTTGACCACGACTGACAGCTTGGAGTTGTGAATAAGTTGTTTAATGTCAGTATTTAGCTACCATGTTAGTTTGTTTAGGCTAATTACAAGTACAACACGTTAGTTCATTTTATTAACGTCAACGTTAATAGTTTGGACAAGTCAGCTTCAAGGGCACAccacagttagctagctagctagaagtCGGTTAACGTAACGTTACTGTAGTTAGTTAGCTACGTTAGCTATAACGTTAGTCTGTTCTGGTGTAAATATAAGACaagtaatatttttcctgaTCTCCATCACATCTCTAGAGTGGAGAATGGCATCATTTTTATCTTGTAAAACCCTTATATCACCTTCGTCCAAAGAACACTGTGATCCAGTTGGGGTGATTTTGAGCCAAGGTGGGTGTTTGACACATGATCATGGACAGATGTTGGTACCTGAGCTGGGTCTAATGGAGATGTCAGAGTTTGAATATACACACCTTCAGCACCTTATCCAGGCACATATGGAGGCACACATTGCCCCTCCAGATCTACCAGATGCCAGATCTCACCCTGCTACAGTGATGGTTAAAGACACCACTGGATCCACAGTGGTTTCACCCATCACAACCACTCAAGCTATTGACCTATCAACTTCAACTGATGATCACTGTCTGGTGATGCCAGGAGAAAAGACTCCAGCTTCTTATGGAGAGGTCCCGGGTTTTGTGCTAGCCAGAATCAGAGGTGAAAACAGCCCAACTGAACCACACACCAACGGCAGCACATCTTCACAGAAGCGATCCGCTGCTAGAGTTTGCTTGGAGAAAAGGTTTAACTCCATGTCTGCTGACACCCCAAGACAGCAAGATATTCAGTCTGCAGTTCTCAGCAAGTACGTGTCACTGATATAgtgcattgctatttttttgtaaatatccCCATAATGCTCATTTTTATGGAATGTGCAAAATCTCTGTTGTGTTTCAGTTTTTTGACGATACTTCAGCAGTCTGCAGAGTCTCAAGAGGCAGTTATACACCCTCAGATGCATAAGTGGATGAAAGCTGACAGAGCAAACTCTTTTGAGGTTCCCAGCCCGTTTGTAGGGGGTGTATTTAACCCAGTCACCAACATGTGTGAAcaagtatgatgaaaaaaatatCAGAATGCACTTTCCTCCAGCTTAATAGATTGCACAGGCAGAATTAATTGTTCcatcctttttttcttcctgttttaACCTCAGGTGATTGGCCACATGGTTGAACCTAACAAGCACCAGGGATTAATCATCCCCAAgagtttttcatttaatttccgCCCAGAGAGGGATGTTAAAGCTCACTATACAAGTGACAGCAACTCAACAGAGGAGCAGCAGTTGATGAACATAGAAAGTAATAATCCGTAACCCAAACCTAATcttatttcaaaaaaagtgttgctgttgttgttgccgGCATTATTACACTTATACACAAGTTTGTGTCTAATTTATACACTTGTGTTTTTCATAGATGATGCAGTGACAGTTGCTGCCTTCAGAAAGCATGGTAGCACCCACAGCTCTCAATCCATCAAGGCTGCTTTGGCTGCCCCAGACTCTGCTGGAGAATCAGGGAGCAGCGCCAGGAAAAGAGTTCGATCTCATATGTCACTTATCCAGCGCAGGGAGAGACACAACTGTAAGGAGAGGGAACGCAGGTGAGCAGCTATTACCAACAGCTGAAGTTGTCTCTACACCCTCCACAATTTGCTACAGTGGTGTTCTGAAATACTCTTTATACTGAATATAAATATTAATGTACTTTAATCACAACTTGATGTTTTCATTCTGGCCCATAGTCACAGTCAAATATATTATATTGGGATGTGATATAATGttagttaaacattttaaagtgtgtgtgccTGACGGACACTACAGACTGTGTCCAAAATGACtcccctcattcactcactggTCACTGTTCCCCACATAATAAacccccctctctctgcccATGCTGCCTGTCTCTCTATACTGTGACtataaaacacaaaagaaaagcCCATCTGTACTTCTTTAAACAGAATGTATCATCTTTGGGGTTGTGacctaatgtgtgtgtaatgtgtagttGCTTAATACGCAGATATTATGCAGATATtgtgaaaatgaatgaaataggGTAATATAGGTATAGAGCTGCAATAATTAGTTGAGTCATCGTTTAGTTGATCAAAAGAAAATTagtcagcaactattttgataatcgattaattgcttaagtcatttttaaagctttggtgtgttacttttttttattgatgaacgtccgttacattcaagccattgccaaatcaCTTCCACAaaactctgtatttctcagtatggctatgttcaggaATAGGTGTCGTCTGGTGACTTtagcgcgcagaaactcgatgGAAGATAATaccctcttctgaagagtccaccatgttttttttgaatcctccttgtcctccttatctaactagcaactgtgtgtaggaggggtgggggtggtgcggggtcacagaaggcttgtgtcatgtggatgcaacgaCAGAATTGTTGCcattacttaaaattcctcatgggggagaaactacgcactatagctttaagcacaaatgccaaacatttgctggCTTCAGGTTCTCAATTGTGAGAATTCCCAACGTTTGTTGGCCTTACATTatagtaaattgaatattttgGGGTATTGGAGACATTTGATGACATTACCTTGTGCTCTAGGATACTGTGTTGTGCAGTTTTCTGATGTTTCATAGACCaaacgattaattgattattcaAGGAACTACTCCTGCAGATTAATTTATGATGAGAGTAATAATTTATTGCAGCCCCAGACAGATGTCATGATGTCTTCTGTAAGCCACTGAGACTTCAGGATCTAAAGAACGGGGTTGCAGGGTCAGTAAAGTTTGAGAGACACTAAACTATACTATAGACTATAAACATTTGTATTGTCTGTGCTTCTTCACAGGAAGAGGATTCGTTTGTACTGTGATGAGCTGAACATGCTAGTGCCATTCTGTGAGTCGGATACAGACAAAGTCACCACCCTGCAGTGGACCACTGCCTTCCTCAGATACATCAATAAAACGTATGGAGACACCTTCAGAGAGGTACGTTTGTGTTGAGTTAAAACATTGATTATTGTAAAGCAGTTTGGCTTGATCATCCTGCAACTGAATTATTTGAGACTTGAAATCTGGGGCTGTAAGATAAGAGCTGAAATCACATTCCCTCCTGCTGCCTGAGTAATAAATAATGCAGCTGACTTTATATGGCTTCAGTTTTTTAAGAGAGTTCAAATCAAGTTCTTCTTATTTTTACAGTATACAATCATATAAACTTTATATTTTACTGTGATGTATTATCCAGTTTTTTTTCATGTAGGAAACTGATTTTTTAGTATGCCTATGATTTACATAGGCATACTAAAATATACATGGTAGCAAATTCAAACAATCCACTACATTATGCTGACTGTGTGCAACACCACGACCGCCGCCACCACCTGGAGTAATAATTATTTATGGGTTTAATTATGGGcacataattaaaataatataatattggtACTATCTATTGTTGACCACAATCATTTGCTATTCTCCCCCTTTACAGGAGTTTCAGAAGGCATTCACTGATGGGAAAGGACACTTTCTAAAATCCAGCCCTTCTTCATGCCAGGACCCAATCCACCGGGAGATGGACGAGACACTGAGCATTCCTCTTGGGGTAGAGCAATGACCCTCTTACTACTTCATCCAATACATCAGCCAgatatttaagtacattttaatttaaaattcaaGCTTGGGTTGTCCCCTGAGGTCTGGCTATGGGTCAGGGCAATTTGTTGTAactttttaaatgacaaaaagtgCCCTTTCAAGAggaactctgcttctgactacaGATTTAGAAAGTGGAAGGATTCTAGTCACAGGCCATGTGATGCAAAAAAATGAGCAGTTTTCTCCAGCTGCATCTCAAAACAACACAGCATCAGGCTAGTGTTGGAAGCGCCATGCCATTTATTCTAACGCTGATAtattattccccccccccacccccccgagAGCTAACATTTGTAAAAATCGGTAAAAAAATGTTAGTCATACACAGATGGCACTGTTTCCCTTTGAAAACAGCTGAGATAGTGCCATAATGATAATATTTAAACTATTCAGCGATCATACATTTAGCTAATTTTAATATGTGCAGCTTTTATATGCTTAATTcaaattttgtttattttcacgTTTTTTTAACGGAAAAAAAtgttcatacagtatgttcagttcagttttctTGTCCACAAACATTTATTCTTTAATCATATCTGTAAGTGTAAATGGACTTAAATACTTGAATTATATCATAAAAATATGTCTTGCTACCTTGTAAATTAATGGGATTACTTGACTTTCATGGTGTCAAGCATATTACTCTGACATACAGACTGTTCATTTGATGTGTTGATATGTAGAGAAGAGTAATGTTTTACTGAAAAGTGGCTTTATTTGTTCTTTCTTACAACATGTCGCTGTAGCATCTTACTGTACATACAACAGTCACCCACAAATAATAAATAGTATTTAAGCACTGGTAGTACATAGTGGATGTGGTCATTGtagatttttaaaaaacaaaagaagaaaaaaattactttGCTTCTAAGATTTAGAAATTTATTTTACAATGTCTGATTTATGCATCCACaagtttcattttgtttttgattctcaAATACAGAGAATCAACTTTacatgcaattaaaaaaaaaacaaagatgctgtaaaaaaaaaaaaaaaaaaaaaaaaaatgcattaatcTACACATTTTAAGGCACCTgggtatttgtgttttttattccttttataATACATACACAGCTCCTTGACAGAGGCTTTTTAACTCTGTCACCTATTTCCATATTTTACACTGTAAGCTTGTATGTTGAGGTAACACCTGTGACACCTGTTGATGGGCCATGATACATGCACATTCACTTCAGTCAATCACTGTTGTTTTTAGTGTCATCTGTCAGAAGGATGTTAACCAAGGTAACGGTGGCATGGAAACAACATGTACAAAGTTTTATACACAAAAGGACTCATCAATCATTTTCCAGTTGTTTGCAAGTCAAGTCTAGTTATACTGTAGTATTTGGAGCAATGCAGTTGTTCTCTTGGACTCTTCCGTGCCTCTGTCCACTTTATTTCTGAACGTCatcttgatgtttttgtctttcagtTGCTCTGGTATTCATGTCACTCCTGGGATGTTCCTCTATTCCTCTCAAAATATCACATCTGTTTGATGTTACTCTTGCCATCTTGTGATACATGTATTTAAATAAagaggacattttttttgtgatcactttcttctttcattccttccttccctcaCTTATCACCCTTCCACATTGGGGTGGAT
This genomic interval from Perca fluviatilis chromosome 5, GENO_Pfluv_1.0, whole genome shotgun sequence contains the following:
- the LOC120559274 gene encoding transcription factor-like 5 protein isoform X1; the encoded protein is MASFLSCKTLISPSSKEHCDPVGVILSQGGCLTHDHGQMLVPELGLMEMSEFEYTHLQHLIQAHMEAHIAPPDLPDARSHPATVMVKDTTGSTVVSPITTTQAIDLSTSTDDHCLVMPGEKTPASYGEVPGFVLARIRGENSPTEPHTNGSTSSQKRSAARVCLEKRFNSMSADTPRQQDIQSAVLSNFLTILQQSAESQEAVIHPQMHKWMKADRANSFEVPSPFVGGVFNPVTNMCEQVIGHMVEPNKHQGLIIPKSFSFNFRPERDVKAHYTSDSNSTEEQQLMNIENDAVTVAAFRKHGSTHSSQSIKAALAAPDSAGESGSSARKRVRSHMSLIQRRERHNCKERERRKRIRLYCDELNMLVPFCESDTDKVTTLQWTTAFLRYINKTYGDTFREEFQKAFTDGKGHFLKSSPSSCQDPIHREMDETLSIPLGVEQ
- the LOC120559274 gene encoding transcription factor-like 5 protein isoform X2 — encoded protein: MEAHIAPPDLPDARSHPATVMVKDTTGSTVVSPITTTQAIDLSTSTDDHCLVMPGEKTPASYGEVPGFVLARIRGENSPTEPHTNGSTSSQKRSAARVCLEKRFNSMSADTPRQQDIQSAVLSNFLTILQQSAESQEAVIHPQMHKWMKADRANSFEVPSPFVGGVFNPVTNMCEQVIGHMVEPNKHQGLIIPKSFSFNFRPERDVKAHYTSDSNSTEEQQLMNIENDAVTVAAFRKHGSTHSSQSIKAALAAPDSAGESGSSARKRVRSHMSLIQRRERHNCKERERRKRIRLYCDELNMLVPFCESDTDKVTTLQWTTAFLRYINKTYGDTFREEFQKAFTDGKGHFLKSSPSSCQDPIHREMDETLSIPLGVEQ